One genomic region from Bufo bufo chromosome 3, aBufBuf1.1, whole genome shotgun sequence encodes:
- the LOC120993610 gene encoding ribonuclease H-like → MTENSDDHNCLELMELETEAVSPVKGAPLPQTIDLFVDSSRYYTSDGKPHTGYAVTTVDKIVEKSSLSSHMSGQEAELHALARACEKHEGLRINVYTDSRYTFGKAYDFGPIWKARGFLTSSGKPVKHDELINRLFVAFTLPLEVSILKVKAHTTETTMKARGNAMADLAAKEGALDPPDANAG, encoded by the coding sequence ATGACTGAAAACTCAGATGATCATAACTGTCTCGAGCTCATGGAGCTTGAGACAGAAGCAGTTAGCCCTGTCAAGGGAGCTCCCCTTCCGCAAACAATAGATCTTTTTGTAGATAGTTCCAGGTATTACACATCAGATGGTAAACCTCACACAGGCTACGCTGTAACAACAGTCGACAAAATAGTAGAAAAAAGCTCACTCAGCAGCCATATGTCGGGCCAAGAGGCCGAACTACACGCATTGGCCAGAGCCTGTGAGAAACATGAAGGATTAAGGATCAATGTATACACGGATTCAAGGTACACTTTCGGAAAAGCCTATGATTTCGGTCCAATTTGGAAGGCCAGAGGATTCCTCACTAGCTCGGGGAAACCTGTGAAGCACGACGAACTAATCAACAGATTGTTCGTAGCGTTTACACTCCCATTAGAAGTGTCTATCTTAAAGGTCAAGGCTCACACCACAGAGACCACCATGAAAGCTAGGGGCAATGCAATGGCAGATCTGGCTGCTAAAGAAGGAGCCCTAGACCCCCCCGACGCTAATGCTGGCTAA